In Quercus lobata isolate SW786 chromosome 12, ValleyOak3.0 Primary Assembly, whole genome shotgun sequence, a genomic segment contains:
- the LOC115971845 gene encoding bifunctional pinoresinol-lariciresinol reductase 2-like: protein MEKCRVLVVGGTGYLGKRLVKASLAEGHETYILNRAEIGVDIDKVQMLLSFKEQGAHLVSGSFTDHQSLVKAIKLVDVVICTISGVHIRSHQILLQLKLIDAIKEAGNVKRFLPSEFGTDPARMEDALEPGRVTFDDKMIVRKAIEDAQIPFTYISANCFAGYFLGGLCQPGKILPSRDSVVLLGDGNKKAIYVEEDDIAMYTIKTIDDPRTLNKTVYLRPPKNILSQREVVEIWEKLIGKELQKSSIPKEEFLASLKGLEYAEQVGLIHYYHVCYEGCLTNFEIGNDAVEASELYPEIKYTTVEEYMKRYL from the exons atggaaaaatgcaGAGTGCTGGTTGTAGGGGGAACTGGGTATCTAGGGAAGAGGTTGGTGAAGGCAAGTTTGGCTGAAGGTCATGAGACGTACATCCTAAACAGAGCAGAGATAGGTGTTGATATTGATAAAGTTCAAATGCTTTTGTCATTCAAGGAGCAAGGTGCTCACCTTGTTTCTGGTTCCTTTACCGATCACCAGAGTCTTGTGAAGGCTATCAAATTAGTTGATGTTGTTATCTGTACAATATCTGGAGTTCACATCCGAAGCCACCAAATTCTCCTTCAACTTAAGCTTATCGATGCCATCAAAGAAGCTGGTAATGTAAAg AGATTTTTGCCCTCTGAGTTTGGCACCGACCCTGCTAGAATGGAGGATGCATTAGAACCTGGGAGAGTGACATTTGATGACAAAATGATTGTAAGGAAAGCCATTGAAGATGCTCAAATACCTTTCACATATATTTCCGCAAACTGTTTTGCTGGTTACTTTCTTGGTGGTTTGTGCCAGCCCGGTAAGATCCTTCCTTCAAGAGATTCAGTGGTATTGTTGGGTGACGGAAATAAAAAAG CAATTTATGTGGAGGAAGATGATATAGCCATGTACACCATCAAAACTATAGATGACCCTCGAACTCTCAACAAGACAGTATATCTAAGGCCACCAAAAAACATTCTATCTCAAAGAGAAGTTGTTGAGATTTGGGAGAAACTAATTGGCAAAGAGTTGCAAAAGTCTTCCATACCCAAGGAAGAGTTTCTAGCTTCCTTGAAAG gaCTAGAGTACGCAGAGCAAGTTGGACTTATACATTACTATCATGTTTGTTACGAGGGGTGTCTTACAAATTTCGAGATAGGAAATGATGCAGTAGAAGCTTCTGAGCTTTATCCAGAGATCAAGTATACTACGGTGGAAGAATACATGAAACGCTATTTATAA